One region of Kytococcus sedentarius DSM 20547 genomic DNA includes:
- a CDS encoding NAD(P)H-dependent oxidoreductase, with the protein MHRTDTTASTVLWISAHPEPSSLNGSLRRDGVEHLCRLGYTVVESDLYAMGWDPVVRAPDGGHVAGDEPGVFRVSIDTRDAYISGTQPAEIVDEQAKLRRADAVVVQFPLWWYGMPAILKGWFDRVFVSGFAFGSDPATGRRLRFEQGPFVGKRALVVTTLGDRPHAIGPRGKSGELHELLFGLLHGTFAYTGMSVLSPWALPSADRITDYERARDDLRRRLDGLFTDEPIPYRPQFTGDYTPEWELAPHVRPGEHGVRVHIED; encoded by the coding sequence ATGCACCGCACCGACACCACCGCTTCGACAGTCCTCTGGATCAGCGCCCACCCCGAACCATCCTCCTTGAACGGCAGCCTACGTCGAGATGGTGTCGAACACTTGTGCCGCCTTGGGTATACCGTCGTCGAGTCTGATCTCTACGCGATGGGGTGGGACCCGGTCGTGCGGGCTCCGGACGGAGGGCACGTCGCCGGTGACGAGCCGGGAGTGTTCCGCGTGAGCATCGACACCCGGGACGCCTACATCTCCGGCACCCAGCCGGCTGAGATCGTCGATGAGCAGGCGAAGCTTCGCCGAGCGGACGCGGTCGTCGTCCAGTTCCCGCTGTGGTGGTACGGGATGCCTGCCATCCTCAAAGGGTGGTTCGACCGGGTGTTCGTCAGTGGCTTCGCGTTCGGCTCCGATCCCGCCACCGGCCGGCGGCTACGCTTCGAGCAGGGGCCGTTCGTCGGCAAGCGGGCGCTTGTGGTCACCACGCTCGGAGACCGGCCGCACGCCATCGGTCCGCGTGGGAAGTCCGGTGAGCTGCACGAACTGCTCTTTGGGCTGCTTCACGGCACTTTCGCCTACACCGGGATGAGCGTCCTCTCGCCGTGGGCGCTTCCCAGCGCCGACCGCATCACCGACTACGAGCGAGCACGCGACGATCTCCGTCGGCGCCTCGACGGATTGTTCACCGATGAGCCGATCCCGTACCGGCCGCAGTTCACCGGCGACTACACCCCGGAGTGGGAGCTCGCGCCGCATGTCCGCCCCGGCGAGCACGGTGTTCGAGTGCACATCGAGGATTAG
- a CDS encoding helix-turn-helix transcriptional regulator has product MDSPSSRALVLLSLLQTRRAWTALELARHLDIAERTVRRDISRLRSLGYDIRSAPGPGGTYRLVPSIKIPPLLLDADEVCSLVTGLLILEAGSPDTAAAAVRAKLEQLLPPRLRHRAAATALATQVITPVAKTADWHLLGLLAEAVAQQQHLQFTYTDQHGEVTERLVNPYRHVLRNGIWYLVAFDTKRDDWRLFRLDRIHDASPRPAPRDFDLPDFPPTSIEDWLTTDFGRQPAQVN; this is encoded by the coding sequence ATGGACAGCCCCTCCTCACGCGCCTTGGTATTGCTATCGCTGTTACAGACCCGACGCGCCTGGACAGCTTTAGAGCTAGCACGGCACCTCGACATCGCAGAGCGCACCGTTCGCCGGGACATCTCCCGCTTGCGGTCCCTCGGTTACGACATCCGCTCCGCGCCCGGACCGGGCGGCACCTACCGACTGGTGCCGAGCATCAAGATCCCGCCTCTGCTGCTTGATGCCGACGAAGTCTGTTCCCTGGTCACGGGGCTGCTGATCCTGGAAGCCGGAAGCCCGGACACCGCCGCCGCGGCCGTGCGGGCCAAACTCGAACAGCTCCTGCCACCACGCCTACGACACCGAGCTGCAGCGACCGCCCTGGCGACCCAGGTGATCACCCCCGTCGCCAAGACCGCGGACTGGCATCTGCTCGGCCTGCTGGCCGAGGCCGTCGCCCAGCAGCAGCACCTGCAATTCACCTACACCGACCAGCACGGCGAAGTCACCGAACGCCTCGTGAACCCGTACCGACACGTCCTGCGCAACGGCATCTGGTACCTAGTTGCCTTCGACACGAAGCGCGACGACTGGCGCTTGTTCCGCCTCGACCGCATCCACGACGCAAGCCCACGGCCAGCACCTCGCGACTTCGACCTGCCGGACTTTCCCCCCACGTCCATCGAGGACTGGCTCACCACCGACTTCGGACGCCAACCAGCCCAGGTCAACTAA
- a CDS encoding winged helix-turn-helix transcriptional regulator, with the protein MRLPVSRAMEVCPVEVAISVLGGTWKLTLVKHLLGGTRRFNELGRLVPLANTKTLTRQLRELEEDGIVRRTAYPEVPPRVEYDLTERGRSLEQLVDAMDEWGAAFARQQRP; encoded by the coding sequence ATGCGTCTGCCGGTGTCGCGAGCGATGGAGGTCTGCCCGGTCGAGGTCGCGATCTCCGTGCTGGGAGGAACGTGGAAGCTCACGCTGGTCAAGCATCTTCTGGGCGGCACGCGGCGTTTCAATGAGCTTGGCCGACTCGTTCCTCTGGCGAACACGAAGACGCTGACCCGGCAGCTCCGTGAGCTTGAGGAAGACGGCATCGTCCGGCGCACGGCATATCCCGAGGTGCCACCGCGGGTCGAGTACGACCTCACCGAACGGGGTCGATCCCTCGAGCAGCTGGTGGACGCGATGGATGAGTGGGGTGCCGCGTTCGCCAGGCAACAGCGACCTTGA
- a CDS encoding NAD(P)H-binding protein encodes MRIAVTTPMGHVGRHVTTMLIRAGVRPLLLARSPEKIPQAVRSHADVVQADSTNPDQVTAATHGVDALYWVDPSVLSADPLTDYAAATHTVVEAVTANRIGRVVFQSSVGAEKRNGVGEIDGLAATEVALDGLDVDVTHLRCGYFFTNLLLDVEAVRQGSVQTVLPPDHAFSWVAPRDIAEVATLRLLNTARSGHRIQAVHGPQDLSWQQVAEILSAQVGYPVRVEQISDEAMREQYLTAGMPPGMADAVLGMSTGLRDDFEPEQPRSLATTTPTTLTSWIHDELLPEL; translated from the coding sequence ATGCGAATCGCGGTCACCACCCCGATGGGCCACGTCGGCCGACACGTCACAACAATGCTGATCCGAGCAGGAGTCAGGCCACTGCTACTGGCCCGCAGCCCCGAGAAGATTCCCCAGGCGGTGCGTAGCCATGCTGATGTGGTGCAGGCCGACTCCACCAACCCCGATCAGGTCACCGCGGCGACACACGGCGTGGATGCTCTCTATTGGGTCGATCCCAGCGTTCTGTCAGCCGATCCTCTCACGGACTACGCCGCGGCCACCCACACGGTGGTGGAGGCGGTCACCGCCAACCGGATCGGTCGCGTTGTGTTCCAGAGCAGTGTGGGTGCCGAGAAGCGCAATGGCGTCGGTGAAATCGACGGCCTCGCCGCTACCGAAGTCGCCCTGGACGGCCTCGACGTGGACGTCACCCACCTGCGCTGCGGGTACTTCTTCACCAACCTGCTTCTGGACGTCGAGGCCGTACGGCAAGGAAGCGTCCAGACAGTTCTGCCCCCAGATCACGCCTTCAGTTGGGTGGCTCCCCGCGACATCGCCGAGGTCGCCACCCTCAGACTGCTGAACACCGCGAGGTCCGGACACCGGATCCAGGCGGTGCATGGTCCGCAGGACCTGTCCTGGCAGCAGGTGGCCGAGATCTTGAGTGCCCAGGTCGGCTACCCGGTGCGGGTCGAGCAGATCAGTGACGAGGCTATGCGCGAGCAGTACCTGACCGCAGGGATGCCTCCTGGGATGGCCGACGCCGTTCTGGGCATGAGCACAGGGCTGCGCGATGACTTCGAACCCGAACAGCCACGATCCCTGGCCACGACGACACCCACCACGCTGACCAGCTGGATTCACGACGAACTACTCCCCGAGCTCTGA
- the erm gene encoding 23S ribosomal RNA methyltransferase Erm yields MPTYRGGRHEHGQNFLTDPSTIATITRLVAATDGPIIEIGPGDGALTSPLAQLGRPVTAVEIDTRLAQRLAERLGPHVEVVADDFLAYRLPTSAHVLVGNLPFHQTTAMLRQILHSPAWTDAIVLVQWEVARRRAGVGGATMMTAQWAPWFDFTLHSRVPARAFTPRPGVDGGILAIHRREHPLLSPARRRQFHALVHRVYTGPGRGLAQILARTTALGSPQAWLTRHGMNTADLPKDMPVEVWVDLFKTTGSSPPVHRARTQQPKSRRRRR; encoded by the coding sequence GTGCCTACCTATCGAGGTGGCCGTCATGAGCACGGCCAGAACTTCCTGACTGACCCATCCACTATCGCCACGATCACGCGGCTCGTGGCCGCCACCGATGGCCCGATCATTGAGATCGGCCCCGGTGACGGAGCACTCACCTCGCCGCTGGCCCAGCTCGGGCGACCGGTGACAGCCGTCGAGATCGACACCCGGCTCGCCCAACGCCTGGCCGAGCGGCTGGGGCCACATGTCGAGGTCGTCGCCGACGACTTCCTGGCCTACCGGCTTCCAACGTCCGCGCATGTGCTCGTCGGGAACCTGCCGTTTCACCAGACCACGGCCATGCTGCGACAGATTCTGCACTCCCCGGCATGGACCGATGCAATCGTGCTCGTGCAATGGGAAGTCGCGCGGCGCAGAGCGGGCGTCGGCGGTGCCACGATGATGACGGCCCAATGGGCGCCTTGGTTCGATTTCACCCTGCACAGTCGTGTTCCCGCTCGCGCGTTCACCCCGCGTCCGGGAGTCGACGGCGGAATCCTTGCCATTCACCGTCGCGAACATCCGCTGCTGTCCCCGGCACGGCGACGCCAGTTCCATGCCCTAGTCCACCGCGTCTACACCGGTCCCGGCCGCGGGCTCGCCCAGATTCTCGCACGCACCACCGCACTCGGCTCACCACAGGCGTGGCTGACACGCCACGGCATGAACACTGCGGACCTGCCGAAGGACATGCCCGTCGAGGTATGGGTGGACTTGTTCAAGACCACGGGTTCATCGCCGCCTGTACACCGTGCTCGGACGCAGCAGCCGAAGTCGAGGAGGCGCCGTCGATGA